One window of the Brevibacterium limosum genome contains the following:
- a CDS encoding helix-turn-helix transcriptional regulator, which translates to MDEFSHESLSPELIHLLGHDERTPAHTHDLGHLVYPATGVLSLVTSAGSWIAPSNRVVWVPADFEHQHRAHGTTDMRVVFLPEQMAAALVDRPAVLATTPLAAEAMLALTSPRRRTKPSTDRLRLVIIDELTGTGEQPLHLPEPQDDRLLAVTKLVEEDLANPVSLAELGHRVGASERTLTRLFQQETGMTFRQWRAELRIHRALLLLTDGWSVYDTAAECGWANPSSFITVFTALVGMSPGRYRQSLHG; encoded by the coding sequence ATGGACGAATTCAGCCACGAATCCCTCAGCCCCGAACTCATCCACCTTCTCGGCCACGATGAGCGAACGCCGGCGCACACCCACGACCTCGGGCATCTGGTGTATCCCGCGACGGGGGTGCTGTCCTTGGTGACCAGTGCCGGGTCGTGGATCGCCCCGTCGAATCGCGTCGTCTGGGTGCCGGCGGATTTCGAACATCAGCACCGGGCGCACGGGACCACGGACATGCGCGTCGTCTTCCTGCCCGAACAGATGGCCGCCGCCCTGGTCGACCGGCCCGCAGTACTGGCGACGACACCGCTGGCCGCGGAGGCGATGCTGGCTCTGACCAGTCCGAGACGCCGGACGAAGCCGAGCACGGACCGGCTGCGTCTCGTCATCATCGACGAATTGACGGGCACCGGCGAGCAGCCGCTGCACCTTCCTGAGCCGCAGGACGATCGACTGCTGGCCGTGACGAAACTCGTCGAGGAGGACCTGGCGAACCCCGTATCCCTGGCCGAGCTCGGCCATCGGGTGGGAGCCAGCGAGCGGACTCTGACGCGGCTGTTTCAGCAGGAGACCGGGATGACGTTCCGTCAGTGGCGTGCCGAGCTGCGCATCCACCGGGCGCTGCTGCTCCTGACCGACGGGTGGAGCGTCTACGACACCGCAGCCGAATGCGGATGGGCGAATCCCAGCTCGTTCATCACCGTATTCACCGCGCTGGTCGGCATGAGCCCGGGCCGATACCGACAGTCCCTGCACGGCTGA
- a CDS encoding tripartite tricarboxylate transporter TctB family protein, whose amino-acid sequence MSANTDPTASRPVGEPHHEPGSRTTSAMVSSIMLGFLAIFYLINAFLLPDAAGEDGIGPKTFPLVVGVVLFCTTALGIIAILRGSVDVRPVRGQEILRVAWCIVLFGLYAASIFLIGFVEASVIFSMLVSMTVFGVRLSAARAVGLFVINLVIAMVLFLVFDVWLNVLLPVGWLEYWVFGGLQL is encoded by the coding sequence ATGAGCGCGAATACGGATCCGACCGCATCTCGACCGGTCGGCGAACCGCACCATGAACCAGGAAGTCGGACCACCTCGGCGATGGTTTCGAGCATCATGCTCGGCTTCCTCGCGATCTTCTACCTCATCAATGCCTTTCTCCTGCCGGACGCAGCAGGAGAGGACGGAATCGGTCCGAAGACGTTTCCACTGGTCGTCGGCGTCGTCCTCTTCTGCACGACCGCTCTCGGGATCATCGCGATTCTGCGCGGAAGCGTCGACGTCAGGCCGGTCCGGGGACAGGAGATTCTGCGCGTCGCCTGGTGCATCGTCCTCTTCGGTCTGTATGCGGCCTCGATCTTCCTCATCGGCTTCGTCGAAGCCTCAGTCATCTTCTCGATGCTGGTCTCGATGACGGTGTTCGGAGTTCGTCTCAGTGCCGCACGAGCTGTTGGGCTCTTCGTCATCAACCTTGTGATCGCGATGGTTCTGTTCCTCGTGTTCGATGTCTGGCTCAACGTGCTGCTGCCTGTCGGCTGGTTGGAGTACTGGGTATTCGGAGGTCTGCAGCTGTGA
- a CDS encoding Bug family tripartite tricarboxylate transporter substrate binding protein translates to MPDVHRNDGFPPPRVTAIAAGSPGGGLDLTTRITNDGFEAAGIDTFMSIENMGGGGGNPARAAVLQRENDGTSVVFESNRIFLSNITGATDMSLDDFTPLAQLTTDYEVWIVKSGSKYDSAEKVLDDIKEDAGSVNFGIGTVPSDDQLNVLRPASEYGVDDLSELNLVAFSDGGDLNNELLGGRIDVASTGMSEAMELVDSGDVEIIAVSAPEPVDSAPGAPTWHDLGLDITINHWRGVFGPKDMPQDAVDWWRESLKRAVETDEFAKQSEALGINPEYVAGEEWLDTVIRPEQEESTEVLQKVGLVK, encoded by the coding sequence ATGCCTGACGTCCACAGAAATGATGGCTTCCCTCCGCCCCGGGTCACCGCGATCGCTGCGGGATCCCCGGGCGGTGGCCTCGATCTGACGACACGCATCACGAACGACGGCTTCGAAGCCGCGGGCATCGACACCTTCATGTCGATCGAGAACATGGGAGGCGGTGGAGGCAATCCGGCTCGTGCCGCCGTCCTCCAGCGGGAGAACGATGGAACGTCGGTCGTATTCGAGTCCAACCGGATCTTCCTCTCGAACATCACGGGAGCGACAGATATGTCTCTGGACGACTTCACGCCACTGGCTCAGCTGACGACCGACTATGAAGTGTGGATCGTGAAATCCGGGTCGAAATACGACTCCGCAGAGAAGGTGCTCGATGACATCAAGGAGGACGCAGGATCGGTCAACTTCGGAATCGGGACCGTTCCCAGCGACGATCAGCTCAACGTCCTTCGCCCCGCCAGCGAGTACGGAGTCGACGACCTGTCCGAGCTCAATCTCGTCGCGTTCTCCGATGGCGGCGATCTCAACAACGAGCTGCTCGGTGGGCGAATCGATGTGGCGTCGACGGGGATGTCGGAGGCGATGGAACTCGTCGACAGCGGAGACGTCGAAATCATCGCAGTCTCTGCTCCGGAACCGGTCGATTCGGCACCAGGGGCTCCGACGTGGCACGACCTCGGATTGGACATCACGATCAACCACTGGAGAGGAGTCTTTGGCCCGAAGGACATGCCTCAGGACGCAGTCGACTGGTGGCGAGAGTCATTGAAGAGAGCCGTGGAGACTGACGAATTCGCCAAGCAGTCCGAGGCCTTGGGGATCAACCCCGAATACGTCGCCGGGGAGGAATGGCTCGACACGGTGATTCGACCCGAGCAGGAGGAATCGACCGAAGTGCTGCAGAAAGTGGGGTTGGTGAAATGA
- a CDS encoding tripartite tricarboxylate transporter permease, with protein sequence MSTINDLLSALGGIAASPTLLLVILGGVVLGTIAGLLPGIGPSTAIALLLPVAITVPAEISLPLMVSLYLGAEYGGRISAILLNIPGDPGAIMTTLDGHPLALKGKAATALSISAIASFVGSVLAFLGLAFIAGPMSELGLAFGPGAYFAVVVMALVLSATLVGSAPMLGLTAVAIGVAVSTVGIELQSGLPRFTFGSFTLLEGIDSIVAIIGVFGVGEILASTTMGKDSQVMSKLSGRFLPTKSDLKQGTLPSLRGSVIGFVAGVLPGAGTTIAAFFSYGLEKRLAPASAGMGKGAVRGLVAPESANNAAVSGSMVPLLTLGIPGSGTTAVLLAYLMMYGLNPGPGFFDANPELGWTIIGALLFSAILGVAINIGASPLLAKILAIPMPFMAPVILILALISCYSIHNSVTDVYIALAFGVLGYVMRLVGMAPALLVIGLVLGEMLERNLQQALGLTGGDFWAVITDPLAMVFLIIALLALVSALPWKRMLGKKNADAQVDA encoded by the coding sequence GTGAGCACAATCAACGATCTCCTCTCCGCTCTGGGCGGTATCGCCGCATCACCGACTCTGCTGTTGGTCATCCTGGGCGGCGTCGTCCTCGGAACCATCGCCGGTCTGCTGCCCGGCATCGGTCCGTCGACCGCTATTGCGCTGCTCCTTCCTGTGGCGATCACAGTTCCGGCCGAGATCTCTCTCCCACTCATGGTGTCCCTGTATCTCGGTGCGGAATACGGCGGCAGGATCTCGGCGATCCTGCTGAACATCCCAGGCGATCCCGGCGCCATCATGACCACCCTCGACGGTCACCCGTTGGCGCTGAAAGGCAAGGCGGCCACCGCCCTGTCGATCTCCGCCATCGCATCATTCGTCGGCAGTGTGCTCGCGTTCCTGGGACTCGCCTTCATCGCGGGACCGATGTCGGAACTCGGATTGGCATTCGGCCCCGGCGCCTATTTCGCCGTCGTCGTGATGGCGCTCGTACTCAGCGCCACCCTCGTCGGTTCGGCACCGATGCTGGGACTGACAGCGGTTGCCATCGGAGTGGCCGTGTCGACCGTCGGCATCGAGCTCCAGTCCGGACTTCCGCGCTTCACCTTCGGCAGTTTCACCCTGTTGGAGGGGATCGATTCGATCGTCGCCATCATCGGCGTCTTCGGCGTCGGTGAGATTCTGGCCAGCACCACGATGGGCAAGGACTCCCAGGTGATGTCGAAGCTGTCGGGACGCTTCCTCCCGACGAAGTCCGACCTGAAGCAGGGAACGCTTCCGAGCTTGCGAGGATCGGTCATCGGGTTCGTCGCCGGTGTCCTTCCAGGAGCGGGAACGACGATCGCTGCCTTCTTCTCCTATGGACTGGAGAAGCGACTCGCACCGGCATCGGCAGGGATGGGCAAGGGTGCTGTTCGCGGACTGGTCGCACCGGAGTCTGCGAACAATGCTGCGGTGTCGGGCTCGATGGTGCCTCTGCTGACCTTGGGAATCCCGGGGTCGGGCACGACGGCGGTTCTGCTCGCCTACCTGATGATGTACGGCCTCAATCCCGGTCCCGGTTTCTTCGACGCGAATCCGGAGCTCGGGTGGACGATCATCGGGGCACTGCTCTTCAGCGCGATTCTCGGTGTCGCCATCAACATCGGCGCGTCCCCGCTGCTTGCGAAGATCCTGGCCATTCCGATGCCGTTCATGGCCCCGGTCATTCTCATCCTCGCGCTCATCTCCTGTTACAGCATCCACAATTCGGTGACCGATGTGTACATCGCACTGGCCTTCGGCGTACTCGGCTATGTGATGCGTCTGGTCGGAATGGCGCCGGCGCTGCTGGTGATCGGACTCGTCCTGGGAGAGATGCTCGAGCGCAACCTGCAACAGGCGCTGGGCCTGACCGGCGGCGATTTCTGGGCGGTCATCACCGACCCATTGGCCATGGTGTTCCTCATCATCGCTCTGCTGGCACTCGTGTCAGCTCTGCCTTGGAAGCGGATGCTCGGGAAGAAGAACGCTGACGCCCAAGTCGATGCCTGA
- the glsA gene encoding glutaminase A, translating to MQSPIQRYVEGLLDEVSGSDAGVPYPIHPAGDAPDPQDFAICLATVDGYVYSAGASDKRFSIQSISKPFSYGLAMADHGIDAVDGKVDVEPSGDPFNEISLAPSTGRPANAMINAGALAVVSMIKGSGGKSAPRRITEFYSKFAGRRLTGSKAVLEVEMRNSDRNHSLAYLLSSFGIIEDNPTRALENYLRQCSTQVTCRDLSLMAATLANGGINPRTEETVLEIEQVERILSVMMTSGMYDDAGSWVSSVGMPAKSGVGGGTLAVLPGQAGLAVYSPPLDEHGSSVRGAETCRRLSADMEMHFVRSATRGNSTVRQGPGIIQLPSRIRRTEEQAAVLEDLHERCRIIEVSGDLAFAGTESLVRAVSEADDEVSLLVIDMQQVNEVGALATQMLEEVSHRLQEADRQLVLIDRGGLFDDTELSSDPAVQIFTSRGGAVEYCENQLISASGAAVGEPGRVLVENSPVLAPLSLRQRDQLLSYLVPRQYDDGDIIRRVGQRFGGVHFIVSGQVNTIVTDPGGERVRLNTLSAGMTFGELALGSDDRQETTEKAVGSVELMILTPESLDELEAEDPQLGLQLWRALTRDAYLLVDRYLRETAVRLNY from the coding sequence ATGCAATCCCCGATCCAGAGGTATGTCGAAGGGCTGCTCGACGAGGTCAGCGGCAGTGACGCGGGTGTCCCCTACCCGATCCATCCCGCGGGCGATGCTCCGGACCCCCAGGACTTCGCGATCTGTCTGGCCACGGTCGACGGCTATGTGTACTCCGCTGGTGCCTCGGACAAGCGGTTCTCGATCCAATCCATTTCGAAGCCATTCAGCTACGGGCTGGCGATGGCCGATCACGGCATCGACGCCGTTGATGGGAAGGTCGACGTCGAACCGTCGGGCGATCCCTTCAACGAGATCTCCCTGGCGCCGAGCACGGGGCGGCCCGCGAACGCGATGATCAATGCCGGAGCGCTGGCAGTGGTGTCGATGATCAAGGGCAGTGGCGGCAAATCCGCGCCTCGGCGGATCACGGAGTTCTACTCGAAGTTCGCCGGGCGTCGACTGACCGGGAGCAAAGCCGTTCTCGAGGTCGAAATGCGCAACAGCGACCGGAATCATTCCCTTGCCTATCTGCTGAGTTCGTTCGGGATCATCGAGGACAATCCGACGCGGGCGCTGGAGAACTATCTGCGACAGTGTTCGACTCAGGTCACCTGCCGTGATCTGTCGCTGATGGCCGCGACATTGGCCAATGGTGGAATCAACCCGCGCACCGAAGAGACAGTGCTCGAGATAGAGCAGGTCGAGCGGATCCTGTCGGTGATGATGACTTCAGGGATGTACGACGATGCCGGTTCCTGGGTCAGCAGTGTCGGCATGCCGGCCAAATCCGGGGTCGGCGGCGGCACACTCGCCGTCCTGCCGGGCCAGGCAGGGCTGGCCGTGTACTCACCACCGCTGGACGAGCACGGCAGCAGTGTGCGCGGTGCGGAAACCTGTCGCAGGCTGTCGGCCGACATGGAGATGCACTTCGTGCGCTCGGCTACCAGAGGCAATTCGACCGTGCGGCAGGGTCCAGGGATCATTCAGCTGCCTTCGCGGATCCGTCGCACAGAGGAACAGGCGGCAGTGCTCGAAGACCTCCACGAGAGGTGTCGGATCATCGAAGTCAGCGGAGACCTGGCCTTCGCCGGTACAGAGTCGCTCGTCCGCGCCGTCAGCGAAGCCGATGACGAAGTCTCACTCCTCGTCATCGACATGCAGCAAGTCAACGAGGTCGGTGCGCTGGCCACGCAGATGCTCGAAGAGGTCTCTCATCGGCTGCAGGAGGCCGACAGGCAGCTGGTGCTCATCGACAGAGGCGGACTGTTCGACGATACCGAGCTGTCATCTGATCCGGCGGTGCAGATCTTCACCAGCCGCGGGGGCGCAGTTGAGTACTGCGAGAATCAGCTGATTTCGGCTTCGGGAGCGGCCGTCGGCGAGCCTGGTCGAGTCCTGGTGGAGAACAGCCCGGTGCTGGCGCCGCTGTCGTTGCGGCAGCGTGACCAGCTGCTGTCCTATCTGGTGCCGCGGCAGTATGACGACGGCGATATCATCCGTCGCGTGGGACAGCGGTTCGGCGGGGTTCACTTCATCGTCTCCGGCCAGGTGAACACCATCGTCACGGACCCCGGCGGGGAGCGGGTGCGACTCAACACGCTCAGTGCCGGAATGACCTTCGGAGAACTGGCATTGGGCAGCGATGACCGGCAGGAGACGACAGAGAAGGCCGTGGGTTCTGTCGAGCTTATGATCCTCACACCCGAGTCGCTGGACGAGCTCGAAGCGGAGGATCCGCAGCTGGGGCTGCAGCTGTGGCGGGCACTCACTCGCGATGCCTACCTGCTTGTCGACCGCTATCTGCGCGAGACCGCAGTCCGCCTCAACTATTGA
- a CDS encoding ABC transporter ATP-binding protein translates to MTQTTNPAQPGSAAEPDVMIRLEGLTKRFPGQKANAVDELTMDIREGEIVVLVGPSGCGKTTTMKMINRIIEPTSGRIILNGQDVTTADADELRRRIGYVIQQVGLFPHETIGQNIATVPKLVGWSAEQVRSRVDELLRMVNMDPDEYRDRFPKQLSGGQQQRIGVARALGADPSVMLMDEPFGAIDPITRDRLQNEFLRLQSEVRKTIVFVTHDIDEAIKMGDRIAILQEGSRIAQYDRPEQILTAPANDFVKDFIGSGASLKRLNLSRVSEIELGSWPTVTSEDSHERAHELLAESIHSAVLVLDSERRPARWVTADDLRRGGGGRLDQIGSVPQAVIEPRATLSDALNELVAARYAVTIVVDEHGRYQGVVDIDQVNESIRTMRSSAVAEARAEFTSAPSASTASAQADSPGTGTSETSS, encoded by the coding sequence ATGACACAGACAACGAATCCAGCTCAGCCCGGCTCCGCTGCCGAGCCCGATGTCATGATCCGTTTGGAAGGCCTGACGAAGCGCTTCCCCGGCCAGAAGGCCAATGCCGTCGACGAACTCACGATGGACATCCGCGAGGGTGAGATCGTCGTCCTCGTCGGCCCCTCCGGCTGCGGGAAGACCACGACGATGAAGATGATCAACCGGATCATCGAACCGACGTCCGGTCGCATCATCCTCAACGGGCAGGACGTGACCACTGCCGACGCCGACGAACTGCGGCGGCGCATCGGCTACGTCATCCAGCAGGTGGGGCTGTTCCCGCACGAGACGATCGGCCAGAACATCGCCACAGTCCCCAAGCTGGTCGGCTGGAGCGCCGAACAGGTGCGCAGCCGAGTCGACGAGCTGCTGCGGATGGTCAACATGGACCCGGACGAGTACCGCGATCGGTTCCCCAAGCAGCTTTCCGGCGGACAGCAGCAGCGCATCGGCGTCGCCCGCGCTCTCGGAGCCGACCCGTCCGTGATGCTCATGGATGAGCCCTTCGGAGCGATCGATCCGATCACACGTGACCGTCTGCAGAACGAGTTCCTGCGCCTGCAGTCCGAAGTCCGCAAGACGATCGTATTCGTCACCCACGACATCGACGAGGCGATCAAGATGGGTGATCGGATCGCGATTCTGCAGGAGGGGTCTCGCATCGCGCAGTACGATAGGCCCGAGCAGATCCTCACCGCACCGGCGAATGACTTCGTCAAGGACTTCATCGGTTCCGGTGCCTCGCTGAAGAGGCTCAACCTCTCGCGCGTCAGCGAGATCGAACTGGGCAGCTGGCCGACGGTGACCAGTGAGGACTCACACGAACGGGCCCACGAGCTCCTGGCGGAGTCGATCCACAGCGCCGTGCTGGTGCTCGACAGCGAAAGACGGCCGGCACGCTGGGTCACCGCTGATGATCTTCGCCGAGGCGGAGGAGGACGGCTCGACCAGATCGGTTCGGTGCCGCAGGCCGTGATCGAACCGAGGGCCACCCTGTCCGATGCGCTCAACGAACTGGTCGCCGCCCGCTACGCCGTCACGATCGTCGTCGACGAGCACGGACGCTATCAGGGTGTGGTCGACATCGACCAAGTCAATGAGTCGATCCGCACGATGCGCAGCTCCGCCGTCGCCGAGGCGCGCGCGGAGTTCACGTCCGCACCATCGGCGTCGACGGCATCCGCTCAGGCAGACTCCCCGGGCACCGGCACCTCGGAGACGTCATCATGA
- a CDS encoding arylamine N-acetyltransferase family protein, giving the protein MASSTLVTRYADRLGLDSSEDVLRRRAHGTTDEVIDLMDELLAAHIRSICFENLDVIAARAAGEARSVPTDLDSLTRKLLDAGRGGYCHEHATLIRAVLCELGLSVYPILARVHLGDGRTAPGGLTHQATIAVLGGRRFLVDPGFGGGMPEAALALEAESRPRMTEHGEHKLVPADTVLEPAMRAEAEWALQSRTSSDQEFRTVYAFADVPREQADLEVSNWFTATKPGTRFTGAPVVAKTLGKGGKVSLEGSNLRSLRPGGEPERVERTLTDAVDFAAVLREEFGFDLDRSFTDPIWGVA; this is encoded by the coding sequence ATGGCATCGTCAACGCTTGTGACACGGTACGCCGACCGGCTCGGCCTCGACAGTTCGGAGGACGTGCTGCGACGTCGGGCGCACGGGACGACCGACGAGGTCATCGACCTCATGGATGAGCTGCTGGCCGCCCACATCCGGTCGATCTGCTTCGAGAATCTCGACGTCATCGCCGCACGCGCGGCAGGGGAAGCACGGAGCGTCCCCACCGACCTCGACTCCCTGACGAGGAAGCTCCTCGACGCCGGTCGCGGCGGCTACTGCCACGAACACGCGACACTTATCCGTGCCGTACTCTGTGAGCTCGGGCTGAGCGTGTACCCGATCCTCGCTCGCGTCCACCTCGGCGACGGGAGGACTGCCCCCGGCGGTCTGACGCATCAGGCGACGATCGCTGTTCTCGGCGGACGGCGGTTCCTCGTCGATCCTGGATTCGGCGGTGGGATGCCGGAGGCCGCGCTCGCACTCGAGGCGGAGTCGAGACCACGCATGACCGAGCACGGAGAGCACAAGCTGGTCCCGGCGGACACAGTGCTGGAGCCTGCGATGCGAGCGGAAGCCGAATGGGCACTGCAGTCCCGGACCAGCTCTGATCAGGAGTTTCGCACCGTCTATGCCTTCGCGGACGTCCCGCGTGAACAGGCCGACCTCGAGGTGTCGAACTGGTTCACCGCGACGAAACCCGGAACACGCTTCACCGGGGCGCCGGTGGTGGCGAAGACACTCGGCAAAGGCGGAAAGGTGTCGCTCGAGGGCAGCAATCTGCGCAGCCTACGGCCCGGTGGTGAGCCAGAACGCGTCGAGCGGACTCTGACCGATGCCGTCGACTTCGCCGCCGTTCTCCGTGAGGAGTTCGGGTTCGACCTCGACCGATCGTTCACGGACCCGATCTGGGGCGTCGCCTGA
- a CDS encoding ABC transporter permease has protein sequence MGFGEFLGKRADDMIELGLAHAAVVGAAVLIATVLGVALGALTFQHERAREIVLAVTGSFLTIPSFALFILLLGPLGLGWPPVLLALVLYGLLPVVRNTITGLREVDPAIIESAKGMGLNRRQRLMRVELPLAWPVIITGVRVTTLVLLGIAAIGAIVNGPGYGELIFTGLARVGTPVAVNLVLAGTVGVMVLAVLFDLVFYAVQRLTTSRGIR, from the coding sequence ATGGGGTTTGGGGAGTTCCTCGGCAAACGCGCCGACGACATGATCGAACTCGGGCTGGCGCATGCAGCGGTCGTCGGTGCGGCAGTGCTCATCGCCACCGTCCTCGGCGTCGCACTCGGCGCGCTGACCTTTCAGCACGAACGAGCCCGGGAGATCGTGCTGGCCGTGACAGGTTCCTTCCTCACGATCCCCTCGTTCGCGCTCTTCATCCTGTTGCTGGGTCCTCTCGGCCTGGGATGGCCGCCCGTGCTGCTGGCGCTCGTCCTCTACGGGCTCCTGCCCGTGGTGCGCAACACCATCACAGGTCTCCGTGAGGTCGATCCGGCCATCATCGAATCCGCCAAGGGAATGGGCCTCAACCGCAGGCAGCGACTGATGCGTGTCGAACTGCCGCTGGCCTGGCCGGTCATCATCACCGGTGTGCGCGTGACAACCCTCGTGCTGCTGGGAATCGCCGCCATCGGAGCGATCGTCAACGGCCCCGGCTATGGCGAGCTGATCTTCACCGGCCTGGCACGAGTCGGCACCCCCGTCGCCGTCAACCTGGTGCTCGCCGGCACGGTCGGCGTGATGGTCTTGGCGGTTCTGTTCGATCTCGTCTTCTACGCAGTCCAGAGACTCACCACTTCGCGAGGTATCCGATGA
- a CDS encoding urea carboxylase-associated family protein, producing the protein MTQNRLREAAYQGAALDVDRDFYSQIGDDIQSREVIDEFIIPIRSGQAWDVPAGHVCRISTVDGPQVGDLNLWNRHDPRERFWAARTRQLQAAHVSTFDRLWSTLPFLRPMATIVGDTLADYGTDPEGGRLHDTLGTRCDPYVSQMLSGVDFDYHCHSNLVRAILPYGLTEFDVHDVLNVFQCTGLNDNDEYFMKTCPARPGDYFEFFAEQDLLAALSTCPGGDLSAPMFGEGSSDPVENCHPLQVTVYRTAQSRLGEWEQPASPNYRGAHGLRPQPWT; encoded by the coding sequence ATGACACAGAATCGTCTCCGGGAAGCCGCCTACCAAGGTGCCGCGCTCGACGTCGACAGAGACTTCTACTCACAGATCGGTGACGACATCCAGTCCCGGGAAGTCATCGACGAGTTCATCATTCCCATCCGCTCCGGACAGGCGTGGGACGTCCCCGCCGGCCATGTCTGCCGCATCTCCACCGTCGACGGCCCACAGGTCGGCGACCTCAACCTATGGAACCGCCACGACCCCAGGGAACGATTCTGGGCGGCACGGACCCGACAGCTGCAGGCCGCCCACGTCTCGACCTTCGACCGCCTGTGGTCGACGCTGCCGTTCCTGCGGCCCATGGCCACTATCGTCGGTGACACTCTGGCCGACTACGGCACCGACCCGGAAGGCGGCCGGCTGCATGACACACTGGGCACCCGATGCGACCCATATGTGTCGCAGATGCTCAGCGGCGTCGACTTCGACTACCACTGTCACTCCAATCTCGTCCGCGCGATCCTGCCCTATGGGCTCACCGAATTCGACGTCCACGATGTGCTCAACGTCTTCCAATGCACAGGACTGAACGACAATGACGAATACTTCATGAAGACCTGCCCCGCGCGACCTGGAGACTACTTCGAGTTCTTCGCCGAGCAGGACCTGCTCGCGGCACTGTCCACCTGCCCCGGCGGCGACCTCTCCGCCCCGATGTTCGGCGAGGGCTCGTCAGATCCGGTGGAGAACTGCCACCCCCTGCAGGTCACTGTCTATCGGACAGCCCAGAGCCGCCTCGGTGAGTGGGAGCAACCGGCATCCCCGAACTATCGAGGAGCCCACGGGCTCCGACCTCAACCGTGGACGTAA
- a CDS encoding carboxymuconolactone decarboxylase family protein — protein MSETQRLSILAADKTAYEPLYALEKYIHSGSLGEGLLSLIKLRASQLNGCAYCLNMHAGEARKAEVDQVKVDVLAGWKEATSVYSEREQAALRMTEEVTHIADGVSDEAWAAASAMFSEQEMVELLMAISAINVWNRLAVSTHQPLD, from the coding sequence ATGTCCGAGACCCAACGACTCAGCATCCTCGCTGCCGACAAGACAGCCTACGAGCCGCTCTACGCTCTCGAGAAGTACATCCACTCCGGCAGCCTCGGTGAGGGTCTGCTCTCCTTGATCAAACTGCGTGCCTCCCAGCTCAACGGATGCGCGTACTGTCTGAACATGCATGCGGGTGAGGCTCGCAAGGCCGAGGTCGACCAAGTCAAGGTCGACGTTCTCGCCGGATGGAAGGAAGCGACTTCGGTCTACAGCGAGCGTGAGCAGGCTGCGCTGCGCATGACCGAAGAGGTCACGCACATCGCCGACGGCGTCTCGGATGAGGCCTGGGCGGCCGCTTCGGCGATGTTCTCCGAACAGGAGATGGTCGAACTGCTCATGGCGATCTCAGCCATCAACGTCTGGAATCGTCTGGCCGTCAGCACCCACCAACCTCTGGACTGA
- a CDS encoding ABC transporter permease, with protein MSQTSAEHRSDAGVVTQTPSAAHRRTWLGYLTVPAFLGLVCLGLFLYVQSRELDTIEQRSLNIDSIATTLQEHIVLTAVSTLVTLVIAVPLGVLLTRPLTRRIRPFIIGVLTILQAVPTIAILVLLAVAFLFLGFQAAIVGLVLYAIIPVLLNTMVGLEQVDENVLEAGRGMGLSRMQVLHRLELPLAVPVILAGVRTALVINVGTATLVTYINAGGLGDIIVAGLSTNRVLVQIVGAALTAVLALLIDYIAGIAEDFLRPKGL; from the coding sequence ATGAGCCAGACTTCTGCTGAGCACCGCTCCGATGCGGGAGTGGTCACCCAGACCCCCTCTGCTGCGCATCGACGCACATGGCTGGGCTACCTCACGGTTCCTGCGTTCCTCGGCCTCGTCTGCCTCGGGCTCTTCCTCTACGTGCAGAGCAGAGAGCTCGACACGATCGAGCAGCGATCCCTCAACATCGACTCGATCGCAACGACCCTGCAGGAGCACATCGTCCTCACCGCAGTGTCGACGCTCGTCACACTCGTCATCGCCGTACCGCTGGGAGTGCTGCTCACACGTCCTCTGACGCGACGGATCCGTCCGTTCATCATCGGCGTGCTGACCATTCTGCAGGCGGTTCCCACGATTGCGATCCTCGTGCTGCTCGCCGTGGCCTTCCTGTTCTTGGGATTCCAGGCCGCCATCGTCGGACTCGTCCTCTACGCCATCATTCCCGTCCTGCTCAACACCATGGTCGGTCTCGAACAGGTCGATGAGAACGTGTTGGAGGCCGGACGCGGTATGGGGCTGTCGCGGATGCAGGTGCTGCATCGGCTTGAGCTTCCGCTGGCCGTGCCGGTCATCCTCGCCGGTGTGCGCACAGCGCTGGTCATCAACGTCGGCACTGCCACTCTGGTGACCTATATCAACGCGGGCGGATTGGGCGACATCATCGTCGCCGGTCTGTCGACCAACCGCGTTCTCGTCCAGATCGTCGGTGCTGCTCTCACCGCAGTGCTCGCTCTGCTCATCGACTACATCGCCGGAATCGCGGAGGACTTCCTGCGGCCCAAGGGACTGTGA